A window of the Deltaproteobacteria bacterium genome harbors these coding sequences:
- a CDS encoding AbrB family transcriptional regulator: MYARISKKGQVTVPKLIRERLKIDTEGGILFLIEDDEVKLKAAPGAPVEILAGSLKKYAKDYVPLKKIRKKIKGEIANEIAREGLSD, from the coding sequence ATGTACGCCAGGATTTCAAAAAAAGGTCAGGTAACGGTACCTAAGCTGATAAGAGAAAGACTGAAGATAGATACAGAAGGCGGAATATTGTTTTTGATTGAGGATGATGAGGTTAAGCTTAAAGCGGCCCCAGGTGCACCGGTCGAGATTTTAGCAGGAAGCCTCAAAAAATATGCTAAGGATTATGTTCCTCTGAAAAAAATAAGGAAGAAAATCAAAGGGGAAATTGCAAATGAAATCGCCCGAGAGGGTCTATCTGATTGA
- a CDS encoding type II toxin-antitoxin system antitoxin, RelB/DinJ family, which produces MGTTKTSSARALLDPEVKKQAEAILKELGLSVSKSFELFYRQVIAHRGLPFELQVPNEKTMKAIENSRQGKGKKFSTAQELFDDLEI; this is translated from the coding sequence ATGGGCACGACAAAAACAAGTTCAGCCAGGGCTTTACTGGACCCTGAAGTCAAAAAACAGGCTGAAGCCATACTTAAAGAATTAGGGCTGTCAGTTTCAAAATCATTCGAGTTGTTTTACCGGCAGGTTATTGCCCATCGTGGATTACCGTTTGAACTTCAGGTGCCAAACGAAAAAACGATGAAGGCGATTGAGAACTCCAGGCAAGGTAAGGGTAAAAAATTTTCTACAGCTCAAGAACTGTTTGATGATCTCGAAATTTAG
- a CDS encoding type II toxin-antitoxin system mRNA interferase toxin, RelE/StbE family, translating into MRSIRRDTQFKRDVKRLKKRRKDIEKLKNIIHRLVNAEKLPPENKDHPLKGTLKDCRECHIEPDWLLIYRIEGSELCLVRTGSYADLFG; encoded by the coding sequence ATGAGATCGATCAGGCGTGATACACAATTTAAAAGAGACGTGAAGCGGCTAAAAAAACGTCGTAAAGATATTGAAAAGCTGAAAAACATCATTCATCGTCTGGTCAACGCGGAAAAACTGCCACCTGAAAACAAAGATCATCCACTAAAAGGAACCTTGAAAGACTGCCGTGAATGCCACATTGAACCAGACTGGCTACTTATATACCGTATTGAGGGCAGTGAACTTTGTCTTGTTCGTACAGGTAGTTATGCGGACCTGTTTGGTTAG
- a CDS encoding biopolymer transporter ExbB, translating to MRYGLILIGIFLFTLFTLSAHAQDMREAAIKAKADREAALAEAGKSAKRIAGNRASLENEISRMAAEVKGLKADIKAMSHQLEKLRKKKAELVQQQSGDEMDMRELAGTVRVVARDLEGVLEQSLFTARFPERLNDVRPVLNKERFPGLDDMKALTGLFFKEMSLSGEVVLRRDSFVDRSGTVQEGNILTIGKFTAAYEAGGETGFLNYSPGSHRLFALSALPSWSVRKNLSQYIKGETEDVTLDFSGGAALRQITHRPTLVERIKQGGPIVWPILAIGVFAILIVIERTLFLARVHGNTDLIMGKVNEHASEGRWTECETIVSTGQGQPCCNVLRCGLDARKEDRETLESILQEGILKEVPRLERYLPVLNILAAIAPLLGLLGTVTGMISTFHVITLYGTGDPRMMAGGISEALVTTMLGLAVAIPIMLAHTFLSRRVDHVIGDMEEKAVALTNIIARNGHCRDRQIVESLSR from the coding sequence ATGAGATACGGTCTGATTCTCATAGGGATTTTTCTCTTTACTCTTTTTACTCTTTCTGCCCATGCACAGGACATGCGTGAAGCCGCCATCAAGGCAAAGGCCGACCGTGAGGCCGCGCTGGCTGAAGCCGGGAAAAGCGCAAAACGGATAGCCGGCAACCGTGCTTCTCTTGAGAATGAAATCTCCCGGATGGCTGCCGAGGTTAAGGGGCTCAAGGCCGATATCAAGGCCATGAGCCACCAGCTTGAAAAGCTGCGAAAAAAGAAGGCAGAGCTCGTGCAGCAGCAGTCAGGCGATGAAATGGACATGCGGGAGCTTGCCGGCACGGTAAGGGTCGTGGCCAGGGACCTGGAGGGCGTGCTTGAACAGTCCCTTTTCACTGCCCGTTTTCCGGAGCGTCTTAATGACGTCAGGCCTGTCCTGAACAAGGAGCGTTTCCCCGGGCTGGACGACATGAAGGCCCTGACCGGCCTTTTTTTTAAGGAGATGTCTCTTTCAGGGGAGGTGGTCCTGCGAAGGGATTCTTTTGTGGACCGCAGCGGGACAGTGCAGGAAGGAAATATCCTGACCATCGGGAAATTTACCGCTGCTTATGAAGCGGGCGGCGAGACGGGTTTTCTGAATTATTCCCCGGGCAGTCATCGACTCTTTGCCCTGTCCGCACTGCCTTCATGGTCGGTGAGGAAGAACCTTTCGCAATACATAAAGGGAGAGACAGAGGACGTGACCCTCGACTTTTCCGGCGGGGCAGCGCTCCGGCAAATCACACACAGGCCTACCCTGGTTGAGCGCATAAAACAGGGAGGTCCAATCGTGTGGCCTATTCTGGCCATTGGTGTTTTTGCGATTTTGATCGTTATCGAGCGTACTCTTTTTTTGGCCAGAGTCCACGGGAACACCGACCTGATTATGGGGAAAGTCAATGAGCATGCTTCAGAAGGAAGATGGACGGAATGTGAGACCATAGTGAGCACCGGCCAGGGGCAGCCCTGCTGCAATGTCCTGAGATGTGGGCTGGATGCCAGGAAAGAAGACAGGGAGACCCTTGAGAGCATCCTCCAGGAAGGCATTTTGAAGGAGGTCCCTCGGCTTGAGCGATATCTGCCCGTGCTCAACATCCTGGCCGCAATTGCCCCGTTGCTGGGCCTTCTCGGCACGGTCACAGGAATGATCAGTACCTTTCACGTCATCACCCTTTACGGCACCGGGGACCCCCGCATGATGGCAGGGGGCATTTCAGAGGCCCTGGTCACCACAATGCTGGGGCTGGCCGTGGCAATCCCCATTATGCTCGCGCACACATTCCTCAGCCGCCGGGTGGATCACGTTATCGGAGACATGGAGGAAAAGGCCGTGGCCCTGACCAATATTATAGCACGAAACGGTCACTGCAGAGATCGTCAAATAGTTGAGTCGTTAAGTCGTTGA
- a CDS encoding MotA/TolQ/ExbB proton channel family protein encodes MELISKTYEYLLQGGPVMVPLILTSVWMWALILERMFYFRRMGRSDLSLGEAIEALKTQGAPIKTGGLRSRIVSSFLKGRTGRNRLDKSLIEHGAMKERLMLKRNLSVIAILAAVAPLFGLLGTVTGMMTTFDVIGIFGTGNAKAMAGGISEALITTQSGLLVAIPGLFMSEMLNRRNNRLEGSLDELVLTLKRYV; translated from the coding sequence ATGGAACTCATTTCAAAGACATATGAATATCTCCTTCAGGGAGGACCGGTCATGGTCCCTCTCATCCTGACTTCCGTCTGGATGTGGGCGTTGATTCTGGAAAGGATGTTCTACTTTCGCCGGATGGGCCGCAGTGATCTCAGCCTTGGAGAGGCCATTGAAGCGCTGAAAACACAAGGGGCGCCTATTAAGACCGGAGGGCTTCGCAGCAGGATCGTCAGCAGTTTTCTGAAAGGCCGTACCGGCAGAAACCGGCTGGATAAGAGCCTCATTGAGCATGGGGCCATGAAGGAGCGTCTGATGCTCAAGCGCAACCTTTCGGTCATTGCCATACTGGCCGCTGTGGCCCCGCTCTTTGGTCTTTTGGGTACAGTTACCGGGATGATGACCACCTTTGACGTGATAGGCATATTCGGCACGGGTAACGCCAAGGCTATGGCAGGGGGCATTTCAGAGGCCCTTATCACCACCCAGAGCGGTCTACTGGTGGCCATCCCGGGGCTGTTTATGAGCGAGATGCTCAATCGCAGGAATAACCGCCTGGAAGGCAGCCTGGATGAACTCGTGTTGACGCTCAAGAGGTATGTGTAA
- a CDS encoding biopolymer transporter ExbD — translation MISIRSRLHQREATAGVNMAPLIDLVFLLLIFFMVTISFVKETGVDVQRPTASTAVLKEKGNILIAVDSDGRVFFEKKHIDIRSVRAHIERSLAENPEGAVVIVADKGSRTGVVIRVMDQCRLAGAKNVSIAASRGEGDV, via the coding sequence ATGATCAGCATCCGCAGCAGATTGCATCAGAGGGAGGCAACCGCCGGTGTCAACATGGCCCCGCTCATCGATCTGGTCTTCCTGCTGCTGATATTCTTCATGGTCACTATCAGTTTCGTAAAGGAGACGGGGGTGGATGTGCAACGTCCCACTGCCTCCACCGCAGTCCTGAAGGAAAAGGGCAACATCCTTATCGCAGTGGATTCAGATGGCAGGGTCTTTTTTGAGAAAAAGCATATCGACATCCGGAGCGTGCGTGCCCATATCGAAAGGTCCCTTGCGGAAAATCCGGAAGGGGCAGTCGTGATTGTGGCGGACAAGGGAAGCCGCACCGGCGTGGTAATCCGTGTAATGGACCAGTGCCGGCTGGCAGGGGCAAAGAACGTGAGCATCGCAGCATCCAGAGGTGAAGGAGATGTCTGA
- a CDS encoding energy transducer TonB: MSERPIDGLGPAVSMALLVNVCLFALLPLLLDRHSGARSYEEIIPVNFVRIRPEMEEPPEEKPPEREKPLPEVLPLPRLSQQVPKPRQLKLETPDLSFEINPKLDMGMAVAPPEPELVKDFFDQGEVDQLPMTVFRMKPLYPFRAKRLGIEGSVKVKFLVDSAGRVSHVNILESNPPGVFDESVLKALPSWRFSPGELGGKAVNTWVSTVIQFDLE; this comes from the coding sequence ATGTCTGAAAGGCCGATAGACGGACTTGGGCCTGCGGTTTCAATGGCCCTTCTGGTTAACGTCTGCCTGTTCGCCCTTTTGCCCCTTCTGCTTGACAGACACTCAGGTGCCAGGTCCTATGAGGAAATAATTCCGGTTAATTTTGTAAGGATCAGACCTGAAATGGAGGAACCGCCGGAAGAGAAACCACCGGAAAGGGAAAAACCGCTGCCCGAGGTACTACCGCTGCCAAGGTTGAGCCAGCAGGTCCCTAAGCCCAGGCAACTCAAGCTGGAGACACCTGATCTAAGCTTTGAGATAAACCCGAAACTCGACATGGGCATGGCGGTTGCGCCTCCGGAGCCTGAGCTGGTTAAGGACTTCTTCGATCAGGGCGAGGTGGACCAGCTGCCCATGACTGTCTTCCGGATGAAACCGCTCTATCCTTTCAGGGCAAAACGGCTCGGCATTGAGGGAAGCGTAAAGGTAAAGTTTCTCGTGGACTCGGCAGGCCGGGTGAGCCATGTAAACATACTCGAGTCAAACCCGCCCGGGGTCTTTGACGAAAGCGTGCTGAAGGCGCTTCCTTCCTGGAGATTTTCTCCTGGAGAACTCGGCGGCAAGGCCGTAAATACATGGGTGTCTACAGTTATTCAATTTGATCTGGAGTGA